The following nucleotide sequence is from Salmo salar chromosome ssa08, Ssal_v3.1, whole genome shotgun sequence.
GTGCAATGATTCTCGGGCGCTGCTGCGACGTGATGCTGATAACCGGTGGTTTCCCTTCTGACAAGGCCGCACTCCCCCGGGTGGTGACGTGGTGGCCCAAGGTGACGGGCACTGACGCTGGCACTGACCCTCCAGTAGCACTGTAGTAGGGGCTCTCTGCCCCCGTCATGTTACCCTCCTGTCCCCCCCCACGCACCAGGGTGTATTGCCCGTGAGCCGTATCCCCGCTCTCGTCCTCCAATTGGGATGCCACGTTGGATGCGACCTGGGGTGTCATCACCGTCTGTGCAGGAAGCATGGGTGAGAGGAACCCCGGGTAGATCATGTAGGTGGGTGCGTACAGCCCCCCAGTGTTCAGCGCCAGGGGGGACACGGACATGGGGGTCACTGGCTGCAGCTGTGGCATAGGTATAGGCATGGGCACATCCACATACTGGCCCGTCTCAGGGTCGAAGAGACGCCGGGTGACTGGCTCACTCGGAGTGTCCACCAGGTAGTACTGTCCAGTGGTGGGATCAAAGAGCATCTTCCTCTGGGTAGGCTGGAAGGGGTCTCCCTCCGAAGGGGTTGTGGGCAAGGGGGCAATGGACGGGGAGAAGCAGAACACCTGCGGCTGGGGGGCTCCTTGCTTGACCACTGGTAGAGAGTGGTGGTAGATGGTGGCGGTAGTGGGGGTGGGGGACTGGATAGAATTATGCTCGGATCTCTTGGTGTCGGTGATGCCAGGTTGACTGGCAGCAGGgctgtttgggaatacctgctcttgAACGGGCAGTTTCACTTGACCGACATACCTGCCTTCTACAGGTATTGTTAAGTAGTTTTCAGAGTCTGGGTTGCCAGATTTGATGGgctgtggtggtgtctctgtggtGGGGCTGCTTTTGAACCTTCCCCTGTCCACCAGGGCTCGTTTTGGGGGGGATATTTTCAATGACACTGGAGCTTTCGGGGTCTTAGTGCTAATGCTTTTCACCATAGAGGTTGCATGTGATGGAGAACAGGGTTGTGGCCCATTCCTACTAGCAGAGCTGCTGCTACTGACAGCTGTCTTAATGCTGTTCCCCAAATGAAACACGCTCTTGTTACTAAACATTTTACTTTGTTGTGACTGGGTTTTAAATGTGTCCTTTGTGAATGGGACATGGATTATTCTTAGACAACCTTTCTCTTCTTGAATGTTGCATGTTTCTGGCAACctgtctgtgtttgtctctgtaaTAAGCCTCTCTCTGCCACCTGCTGAACCTATCTCCTCCGGGCCACCATGCTCCTCTTTAGCAATGAGTGACAGAACATGACTGTCTGTAATAGGCCAGGGAGCCTGGCTCTTGCGCTTCCATTCATTTCTGTCAAAAACATAAAGCTGTTCCATTGTTTTAACGGCCGCCTTTAGTTTCTCTAACGCCCCCTGTTTTGGTATTTTCGACTCCGGTTTGCGTTCACCTGCCTCGACCATTTTTTCCTGCTTCTGTTTAGCCTCGGACTGATCTGTGTTGGGGTGTTTAGCGAAGCCAATTGGAGGTCTGCCCGTCGCCCTGTGCAGCGACGTGGGTTCATTTTTGGCACAGTCTGGAGATGGTTTGGGGGATGACCTATCGTTCTCAATTTGTCTCTGCTTTGGAGCCTCGGTTACAAGCACAACTTGTTTAGTactgctatttgtatttacagactGACATTTTATTACAATTGAAGAGGGAGGCGATTTTATACCAGGTTGTTTCTTAGAAGCTTTATCATCGCGTAATGAGGCAGTTGCAGGGGCGACTGCGCCTTTACTCTCGCTGTTATCCACTGAGACTAAACGATATGAACTCTTGACCAATTTACGTACGTCTCTTACCTGATGAATTGGCGTCTGAAACTTGCACTTATTGTCTCTTATATCCCTAACTGTAAAGTGTGGCACTCTGTCTGGCGCTGGCAGCACCTGGCATTTGGAGTCACCTGCTGACTTTATTGGATCACTTATATTAGGGGTTAACAAGTTGTCAATAGTTAGCGGATTGCATTTGTTTTCTTTTACGCTCCTCAGGCGTATTTTTATCTCGGGTGCCTTTGACCCTTTCACGATTCCTGCATTGTTGTCAGGTCTAAACTTTCTCTCCCGGTCCCCTTGTTGCTCTTTTTGCGCACCGAGTAAAGTACTGTCTGACATCTGTTCTTTCAATTCTGTATTTTTAGGGAGACGCTGGGAACTTGGAACAAACAAGTGTGACAATGTAGTTAGCTTGCTACTTACAGCTCTGGTGTCTAACTCCCTTTTCCCCGTGTTATCTGTTGTGGAGTGTGTCCCATCTAAAACGGTACGAATTTCATGTTCATCTCGGGGCTCTGGCTCACCATCCCTCCATGATTTGAATGCGCTGTTTTGGCAATGGCTCAGGGATCCTCTTGTGTGCTCGCATGCATCCTTTTGAGAATCTAGTCGTGCCTCATTTATGGGCTGAAGTGTTCTAGTGCTTGCTAGTGTTCTTGTACGCTCTTCCTTGGGGTTACAAGAATTAGGTCTACTGTCCACAGCCCCTTGTTCATCAGAAGAATTGCTTGTGTATCCCGAACCCGATTCTGAGGATTGACTATGCAcgcctctctctgtatccctctctcttatCCCATCTTGATCCTTGCATTGAAAGCATGGGGAGTGCGTGGGATGCGTGTCCtgtatctcccccctctccatcttgcGCTCCTGTTCAAATTGCATTTTTTTGGAAATTACATTTTTTAAGAGACTTGATGCGAAACTTGCCTTCTTATGTGTGCCTTCCATGCAATCACCCGCGTCACTGTGTTGGTAGCTCACTTCATTCCCTGGCTTGGCTGGCAAGGTGCCGGTAACTTCATCAATGGAACGTGCTCCTGACGCATTTTCTGAATATTTGGGAGACTTCCCGGGTTCAGGTGACCCCGCTTCAACATTACAGCGAAAATTCAATGTCTTTGTCAAAGTGATAACCTCACTGCCTGGTTCAAATGGGCCTGCAATCTCTACGTTTTGGGTAGAGGAAGATGCATGTTGTGGACTAGATATTTTTGTATTCAAAGAAAACATCTTGGTTTGTTGTCCTTTCTTATTGCTTATGGCAATACCATGTATACTTTTATAGTCTGCGTTCTTGCTCATTTCAAAAGTTGCAGTTGCACTCTTATGGGCGATTAGATTTTGCTCTCTGCCATGTGACATATTACCATATTTAAGGTCA
It contains:
- the LOC106609998 gene encoding uncharacterized protein C4orf54-like, with product MEAVEKTLTYRDDTGPYRKLLPGNEDKNQCNPKAKSDESNYVDLDDLLDMNSEGTKTVKVTFTGDGNQLAVFKCNSDTSRERSPGVREIDDNVDQIYEEPSKDRWADRPVSEDHPMDTYLTEFNSNVDLENDNTTEPQSEIVPRDYNVPSECEELQYTDMYLNSKTESDDGESVVFSDHCAPDTVIDESHYITTHEIQLTELDHDVDYDFGRGTCWDIEDDNLVYSFVDYASFESDETTEETLIGLVDGRSQAKVKSSKAQCNVHQRVSGCAVVSTESEFCDSDKCPSSDESICKNQNSSGNSAGQIHLSIKTSSRAINDSNNIIENENICYNTKHVGDRSHFFFTSTDARAEALCDRSQYFIPAPGRQHFATKLRGKDVNEYSSGASSSISELDDADKEVRNLTAKSFRSLACPYFDAINLSTSSESSMSENGLGLNKWSAFVDLKYGNMSHGREQNLIAHKSATATFEMSKNADYKSIHGIAISNKKGQQTKMFSLNTKISSPQHASSSTQNVEIAGPFEPGSEVITLTKTLNFRCNVEAGSPEPGKSPKYSENASGARSIDEVTGTLPAKPGNEVSYQHSDAGDCMEGTHKKASFASSLLKNVISKKMQFEQERKMERGEIQDTHPTHSPCFQCKDQDGIRERDTERGVHSQSSESGSGYTSNSSDEQGAVDSRPNSCNPKEERTRTLASTRTLQPINEARLDSQKDACEHTRGSLSHCQNSAFKSWRDGEPEPRDEHEIRTVLDGTHSTTDNTGKRELDTRAVSSKLTTLSHLFVPSSQRLPKNTELKEQMSDSTLLGAQKEQQGDRERKFRPDNNAGIVKGSKAPEIKIRLRSVKENKCNPLTIDNLLTPNISDPIKSAGDSKCQVLPAPDRVPHFTVRDIRDNKCKFQTPIHQVRDVRKLVKSSYRLVSVDNSESKGAVAPATASLRDDKASKKQPGIKSPPSSIVIKCQSVNTNSSTKQVVLVTEAPKQRQIENDRSSPKPSPDCAKNEPTSLHRATGRPPIGFAKHPNTDQSEAKQKQEKMVEAGERKPESKIPKQGALEKLKAAVKTMEQLYVFDRNEWKRKSQAPWPITDSHVLSLIAKEEHGGPEEIGSAGGRERLITETNTDRLPETCNIQEEKGCLRIIHVPFTKDTFKTQSQQSKMFSNKSVFHLGNSIKTAVSSSSSASRNGPQPCSPSHATSMVKSISTKTPKAPVSLKISPPKRALVDRGRFKSSPTTETPPQPIKSGNPDSENYLTIPVEGRYVGQVKLPVQEQVFPNSPAASQPGITDTKRSEHNSIQSPTPTTATIYHHSLPVVKQGAPQPQVFCFSPSIAPLPTTPSEGDPFQPTQRKMLFDPTTGQYYLVDTPSEPVTRRLFDPETGQYVDVPMPIPMPQLQPVTPMSVSPLALNTGGLYAPTYMIYPGFLSPMLPAQTVMTPQVASNVASQLEDESGDTAHGQYTLVRGGGQEGNMTGAESPYYSATGGSVPASVPVTLGHHVTTRGSAALSEGKPPVISITSQQRPRIIAPPFFDGTTMSFVVEHR